From one Gossypium hirsutum isolate 1008001.06 chromosome D08, Gossypium_hirsutum_v2.1, whole genome shotgun sequence genomic stretch:
- the LOC107914442 gene encoding uncharacterized protein isoform X3 codes for MCNKGIVDHQQQHNNQAVYLMDSPSSTPVSALASSTPSSNDDPPRLKFLCSFLGSILPRPQDGKLRYVGGETRIVSLPRDISYEELMNKMRELYDAAAVLKYQQPDEDLDALVSVVNDDDVTNMMEEYEKLGAGDGFTRLRIFLFSHPDREGSSHYVDGDERETERRYVDALNSLNEGSDFKKCDSSVMAPVSDDIHLAEQFFNGVSVDGSLHSQRNAEMLVPPYNLHHLNIPQMGSGQLLPPVPQRYNEMEGTWSPAYYSPRHHGHHDPRTLSEFPPSPSSSRYRVPFPELADKCLDRLPEEYVRQQLSHHPQYEHQPQFSDNVIWMPTAAIPGNKPAGFPSNILHGHSVYEGNHICEHCRATFSRNQTPLLEHSIMGNGVPQVNSPCPECPPNHEAFMLNADGKLQHGFYSKDHTDPRSAYGETHSHDRGRVLQNQLNPCVEEARNHVPGAGRLNDHYVHDGAGMNLPLGHASLADGHHLPSNYVHHQTVSELGNEVFHDQAVVASPHLHIPPEERGVRYGNYPYPYGGDNVYQVPQGHLHGQSVWRNVQNPTQGAPAYETSGLPEQVNGACNPAILKGVVEGSSIHCVTDGQNPWVESSQKMLGFNATGVPDNAYAHTLKMNISPHDLKTQCSITMEPIRSPQDMLNVALSPEPVQSPEQPTTLIHDKHVSSNNPRSLDNSNATWALRTEEKIVAMEDKEANNAVKVENFDVPSILCTEQNKITENESKTALVETSISSCKKFAEEDGEQAKPGEKDPSAAENSKLSVNHLSFIPQFVASVKKAALEEVEEVKVKVQEGASMKHEAVQGEVAENESESVNAQGELELDPDNDNISPSKIEPTKAEAEAIARGLQTIKNDDLEEIRQLGSGTYGAVYHGKWKGSDVAIKRIKASCFAGKPSERERLIADFWKEALILSSLHHPNVVSFYGIVRDGPDGSLATVTEFMVNGSLKQFLQKKDRTIDRRKRLIIAMDAAFGMEYLHGKNIVHFDLKCENLLVNMRDPQRPVCKIGDLGLSKVRQHTLVSGGVRGTLPWMAPELLSGKSNMVSEKIDVYSFGIVMWELLTGEEPYADMHCASIIV; via the exons ATGTGTAATAAGGGAATAGTTGATCATCAACAGCAGCATAATAATCAAGCTGTGTATTTGATGGATTCACCTTCATCAACCCCGGTGTCTGCCCTGGCTTCTTCCACCCCTAGTTCCAATGATGACCCCCCGCGTCTAAAATTCTTGTGTAGCTTCTTAGGTAGCATTTTGCCTCGACCACAAGATGGGAAATTGAGGTATGTTGGTGGAGAAACGCGAATTGTAAGTCTGCCGAGAGATATTAGTTATGAGGAGTTGATGAATAAGATGAGGGAGCTTTATGATGCAGCAGCGGTTTTGAAATATCAGCAGCCTGATGAGGATCTTGATGCTTTAGTGTCAGTTGTGAATGATGATGATGTGACTAACATGATGGAGGAGTATGAGAAGTTGGGTGCAGGCGATGGGTTCACTAGGCTTAGGATTTTTCTATTTTCTCATCCTGACCGAGAAGGTTCATCACACTATGTTGATGGGGATGAGAGGGAGACTGAGAGGAGGTATGTGGATGCTTTGAACAGTTTAAATGAGGGTTCTGATTTTAAGAAGTGCGACTCTTCTGTGATGGCTCCAGTTTCTGATGATATTCATTTAGCTGAACAATTCTTTAACGGTGTGAGTGTTGATGGTAGCCTTCATAGCCAGAGGAATGCTGAGATGTTGGTGCCGCCTTATAACTTGCATCATCTTAATATTCCTCAAATGGGATCCGGGCAACTACTGCCACCAGTTCCTCAGAGGTACAATGAAATGGAAGGTACATGGAGTCCTGCTTACTATTCTCCTAGGCATCATGGGCACCATGATCCCAGAACGCTATCAGAGTTTCCGCCTTCACCCTCTTCATCTCGTTACCGAGTACCGTTTCCAGAATTAGCAGACAAATGCCTGGACAGATTGCCTGAGGAATATGTGAGGCAGCAATTAAGTCATCATCCCCAATATGAGCACCAGCCGCAGTTTTCAGATAATGTAATATGGATGCCAACTGCAGCTATACCTGGTAATAAGCCTGCTGGTTTTCCCAGTAATATACTTCATGGTCATAGTGTTTATGAGGGGAACCACATCTGTGAGCACTGCAGGGCTACTTTCAGCAGAAATCAAACGCCACTTTTGGAACATTCTATCATGGGAAATGGAGTTCCTCAGGTTAATAGTCCATGTCCGGAATGCCCACCAAACCATGAAGCTTTCATGCTGAATGCAGATGGAAAATTGCAGCATGGGTTTTATTCCAAGGATCACACTGATCCACGTTCTGCTTATGGTGAAACACATAGTCATGATAGAGGACGGGTTTTGCAGAACCAATTGAATCCTTGTGTTGAGGAAGCTAGAAATCACGTACCTGGAGCTGGAAGATTGAATGACCACTATGTTCATGATGGTGCTGGCATGAATTTACCTCTTGGGCACGCTAGTTTAGCTGATGGCCATCATTTGCCTTCAAATTATGTTCATCACCAAACTGTATCTGAATTGGGGAACGAAGTGTTTCACGATCAAGCTGTGGTTGCTTCACCCCACCTTCACATTCCTCCTGAAGAACGTGGAGTCCGCTATGGGAATTATCCTTACCCTTATGGTGGAGATAATGTTTACCAAGTGCCACAGGGACATTTACATGGGCAGTCTGTGTGGAGAAATGTTCAGAACCCAACTCAGGGTGCCCCTGCTTATGAAACATCTGGCTTACCCGAACAGGTAAATGGTGCATGTAACCCAGCAATTTTGAAAGGTGTGGTCGAAGGTAGTTCAATACATTGTGTAACAGATGGCCAAAATCCTTGGGTTGAGTCTTCACAAAAGATGCTGGGTTTTAATGCGACTGGTGTTCCAGACAATGCTTATGCTCATACTCTTAAGATGAACATTAGTCCTCATGATCTGAAAACTCAATGCTCTATCACTATGGAACCAATTCGATCCCCACAAGACATGCTAAATGTTGCCCTTTCCCCAGAACCTGTTCAGTCTCCAGAACAACCTACAACTTTAATTCATGATAAACATGTTTCCAGTAACAATCCTAGATCACTAGATAATTCTAATGCCACTTGGGCATTGAGGACTGAGGAGAAAATTGTTGCCATGGAAGATAAAGAAGCAAATAATGCAGTGAAGGTGGAAAATTTTGACGTTCCAAGTATTCTCTGCACAGAGCAaaacaaaattactgaaaatgaATCTAAAACAGCATTGGTTGAGACTAGCATTTCAAGTTGCAAAAAATTTGCTGAAGAGGATGGTGAGCAGGCAAAACCTGGTGAAAAAGATCCTAGTGCTGCGGAAAATTCAAAGCTATCTGTAAACCATTTGAGTTTCATACCACAGTTTGTTGCTTCAGTTAAAAAAGCAGCTTTAGAAGAGGTTGAAGAAGTTAAAGTCAAAGTTCAAGAGGGTGCTTCTATGAAGCATGAAGCAGTTCAAGGAGAAGTGGCTGAAAATGAATCAGAATCAGTG AATGCTCAGGGTGAGTTGGAACTGGATCCTGATAATGACAACATATCCCCGTCCAAAATTGAGCCGACAAAGGCCGAGGCTGAAGCTATTGCACGAGGCTTACAG ACGATAAAGAACGATGATCTAGAGGAGATCCGACAATTAGGCTCTGGAACATATGGGGCAGTTTATCATGGGAAATGGAAAGGTTCTGATGTAGCAATCAAGAGAATTAAAGCCAGCTGCTTTGCAGGGAAGCCTTCTGAAAGAGAACGATTG ATTGCAGATTTCTGGAAAGAAGCTTTGATATTGAGTTCATTACATCATCCGAATGTTGTTTCTTTCTATGGCATAGTTCGTGATGGTCCTGATGGATCCTTAGCTACTGTTACTGAATTCATGGTTAATGGATCCTTGAAGCAGTTTTTACAGAAGAAGGACAG GACTATTGATCGTCGTAAGAGACTCATCATAGCCATGGATGCTGCATTTGGAATGGAGTATTTGCATGGAAAAAACATTGTACATTTtgatttgaaatgtgaaaatCTGTTGGTAAATATGAGAGATCCACAGCGTCCAGTGTGCAAG ATTGGTGATTTGGGCTTGTCAAAGGTCAGACAACATACATTAGTTTCGGGAGGTGTTCGTGGAACTCTACCCTGGATGGCACCTGAGCTTTTGAGTGGTAAAAGTAACATGGTATCTGAAAAG ATTGATGTCTACTCTTTCGGCATTGTTATGTGGGAGTTGCTGACTGGTGAAGAACCTTATGCAGATATGCATTGTGCTTCTATAATTG TTTAA
- the LOC107914442 gene encoding uncharacterized protein isoform X2, whose amino-acid sequence MCNKGIVDHQQQHNNQAVYLMDSPSSTPVSALASSTPSSNDDPPRLKFLCSFLGSILPRPQDGKLRYVGGETRIVSLPRDISYEELMNKMRELYDAAAVLKYQQPDEDLDALVSVVNDDDVTNMMEEYEKLGAGDGFTRLRIFLFSHPDREGSSHYVDGDERETERRYVDALNSLNEGSDFKKCDSSVMAPVSDDIHLAEQFFNGVSVDGSLHSQRNAEMLVPPYNLHHLNIPQMGSGQLLPPVPQRYNEMEGTWSPAYYSPRHHGHHDPRTLSEFPPSPSSSRYRVPFPELADKCLDRLPEEYVRQQLSHHPQYEHQPQFSDNVIWMPTAAIPGNKPAGFPSNILHGHSVYEGNHICEHCRATFSRNQTPLLEHSIMGNGVPQVNSPCPECPPNHEAFMLNADGKLQHGFYSKDHTDPRSAYGETHSHDRGRVLQNQLNPCVEEARNHVPGAGRLNDHYVHDGAGMNLPLGHASLADGHHLPSNYVHHQTVSELGNEVFHDQAVVASPHLHIPPEERGVRYGNYPYPYGGDNVYQVPQGHLHGQSVWRNVQNPTQGAPAYETSGLPEQVNGACNPAILKGVVEGSSIHCVTDGQNPWVESSQKMLGFNATGVPDNAYAHTLKMNISPHDLKTQCSITMEPIRSPQDMLNVALSPEPVQSPEQPTTLIHDKHVSSNNPRSLDNSNATWALRTEEKIVAMEDKEANNAVKVENFDVPSILCTEQNKITENESKTALVETSISSCKKFAEEDGEQAKPGEKDPSAAENSKLSVNHLSFIPQFVASVKKAALEEVEEVKVKVQEGASMKHEAVQGEVAENESESVGELELDPDNDNISPSKIEPTKAEAEAIARGLQTIKNDDLEEIRQLGSGTYGAVYHGKWKGSDVAIKRIKASCFAGKPSERERLIADFWKEALILSSLHHPNVVSFYGIVRDGPDGSLATVTEFMVNGSLKQFLQKKDRTIDRRKRLIIAMDAAFGMEYLHGKNIVHFDLKCENLLVNMRDPQRPVCKIGDLGLSKVRQHTLVSGGVRGTLPWMAPELLSGKSNMVSEKIDVYSFGIVMWELLTGEEPYADMHCASIIGGIVNNTLRPKIPSWCDPEWKALMEKCWASDAAERSPFSEISQRLRSMAAAINVK is encoded by the exons ATGTGTAATAAGGGAATAGTTGATCATCAACAGCAGCATAATAATCAAGCTGTGTATTTGATGGATTCACCTTCATCAACCCCGGTGTCTGCCCTGGCTTCTTCCACCCCTAGTTCCAATGATGACCCCCCGCGTCTAAAATTCTTGTGTAGCTTCTTAGGTAGCATTTTGCCTCGACCACAAGATGGGAAATTGAGGTATGTTGGTGGAGAAACGCGAATTGTAAGTCTGCCGAGAGATATTAGTTATGAGGAGTTGATGAATAAGATGAGGGAGCTTTATGATGCAGCAGCGGTTTTGAAATATCAGCAGCCTGATGAGGATCTTGATGCTTTAGTGTCAGTTGTGAATGATGATGATGTGACTAACATGATGGAGGAGTATGAGAAGTTGGGTGCAGGCGATGGGTTCACTAGGCTTAGGATTTTTCTATTTTCTCATCCTGACCGAGAAGGTTCATCACACTATGTTGATGGGGATGAGAGGGAGACTGAGAGGAGGTATGTGGATGCTTTGAACAGTTTAAATGAGGGTTCTGATTTTAAGAAGTGCGACTCTTCTGTGATGGCTCCAGTTTCTGATGATATTCATTTAGCTGAACAATTCTTTAACGGTGTGAGTGTTGATGGTAGCCTTCATAGCCAGAGGAATGCTGAGATGTTGGTGCCGCCTTATAACTTGCATCATCTTAATATTCCTCAAATGGGATCCGGGCAACTACTGCCACCAGTTCCTCAGAGGTACAATGAAATGGAAGGTACATGGAGTCCTGCTTACTATTCTCCTAGGCATCATGGGCACCATGATCCCAGAACGCTATCAGAGTTTCCGCCTTCACCCTCTTCATCTCGTTACCGAGTACCGTTTCCAGAATTAGCAGACAAATGCCTGGACAGATTGCCTGAGGAATATGTGAGGCAGCAATTAAGTCATCATCCCCAATATGAGCACCAGCCGCAGTTTTCAGATAATGTAATATGGATGCCAACTGCAGCTATACCTGGTAATAAGCCTGCTGGTTTTCCCAGTAATATACTTCATGGTCATAGTGTTTATGAGGGGAACCACATCTGTGAGCACTGCAGGGCTACTTTCAGCAGAAATCAAACGCCACTTTTGGAACATTCTATCATGGGAAATGGAGTTCCTCAGGTTAATAGTCCATGTCCGGAATGCCCACCAAACCATGAAGCTTTCATGCTGAATGCAGATGGAAAATTGCAGCATGGGTTTTATTCCAAGGATCACACTGATCCACGTTCTGCTTATGGTGAAACACATAGTCATGATAGAGGACGGGTTTTGCAGAACCAATTGAATCCTTGTGTTGAGGAAGCTAGAAATCACGTACCTGGAGCTGGAAGATTGAATGACCACTATGTTCATGATGGTGCTGGCATGAATTTACCTCTTGGGCACGCTAGTTTAGCTGATGGCCATCATTTGCCTTCAAATTATGTTCATCACCAAACTGTATCTGAATTGGGGAACGAAGTGTTTCACGATCAAGCTGTGGTTGCTTCACCCCACCTTCACATTCCTCCTGAAGAACGTGGAGTCCGCTATGGGAATTATCCTTACCCTTATGGTGGAGATAATGTTTACCAAGTGCCACAGGGACATTTACATGGGCAGTCTGTGTGGAGAAATGTTCAGAACCCAACTCAGGGTGCCCCTGCTTATGAAACATCTGGCTTACCCGAACAGGTAAATGGTGCATGTAACCCAGCAATTTTGAAAGGTGTGGTCGAAGGTAGTTCAATACATTGTGTAACAGATGGCCAAAATCCTTGGGTTGAGTCTTCACAAAAGATGCTGGGTTTTAATGCGACTGGTGTTCCAGACAATGCTTATGCTCATACTCTTAAGATGAACATTAGTCCTCATGATCTGAAAACTCAATGCTCTATCACTATGGAACCAATTCGATCCCCACAAGACATGCTAAATGTTGCCCTTTCCCCAGAACCTGTTCAGTCTCCAGAACAACCTACAACTTTAATTCATGATAAACATGTTTCCAGTAACAATCCTAGATCACTAGATAATTCTAATGCCACTTGGGCATTGAGGACTGAGGAGAAAATTGTTGCCATGGAAGATAAAGAAGCAAATAATGCAGTGAAGGTGGAAAATTTTGACGTTCCAAGTATTCTCTGCACAGAGCAaaacaaaattactgaaaatgaATCTAAAACAGCATTGGTTGAGACTAGCATTTCAAGTTGCAAAAAATTTGCTGAAGAGGATGGTGAGCAGGCAAAACCTGGTGAAAAAGATCCTAGTGCTGCGGAAAATTCAAAGCTATCTGTAAACCATTTGAGTTTCATACCACAGTTTGTTGCTTCAGTTAAAAAAGCAGCTTTAGAAGAGGTTGAAGAAGTTAAAGTCAAAGTTCAAGAGGGTGCTTCTATGAAGCATGAAGCAGTTCAAGGAGAAGTGGCTGAAAATGAATCAGAATCAGTG GGTGAGTTGGAACTGGATCCTGATAATGACAACATATCCCCGTCCAAAATTGAGCCGACAAAGGCCGAGGCTGAAGCTATTGCACGAGGCTTACAG ACGATAAAGAACGATGATCTAGAGGAGATCCGACAATTAGGCTCTGGAACATATGGGGCAGTTTATCATGGGAAATGGAAAGGTTCTGATGTAGCAATCAAGAGAATTAAAGCCAGCTGCTTTGCAGGGAAGCCTTCTGAAAGAGAACGATTG ATTGCAGATTTCTGGAAAGAAGCTTTGATATTGAGTTCATTACATCATCCGAATGTTGTTTCTTTCTATGGCATAGTTCGTGATGGTCCTGATGGATCCTTAGCTACTGTTACTGAATTCATGGTTAATGGATCCTTGAAGCAGTTTTTACAGAAGAAGGACAG GACTATTGATCGTCGTAAGAGACTCATCATAGCCATGGATGCTGCATTTGGAATGGAGTATTTGCATGGAAAAAACATTGTACATTTtgatttgaaatgtgaaaatCTGTTGGTAAATATGAGAGATCCACAGCGTCCAGTGTGCAAG ATTGGTGATTTGGGCTTGTCAAAGGTCAGACAACATACATTAGTTTCGGGAGGTGTTCGTGGAACTCTACCCTGGATGGCACCTGAGCTTTTGAGTGGTAAAAGTAACATGGTATCTGAAAAG ATTGATGTCTACTCTTTCGGCATTGTTATGTGGGAGTTGCTGACTGGTGAAGAACCTTATGCAGATATGCATTGTGCTTCTATAATTG GGGGAATTGTAAACAACACATTACGTCCAAAAATACCATCATGGTGTGATCCCGAATGGAAGGCATTGATGGAAAAGTGTTGGGCCTCTGATGCTGCAGAGAGGTCTCCATTTTCAGAAATATCTCAGAGGCTGAGGAGCATGGCTGCTGCTATAAACGTAAAATGA
- the LOC107914442 gene encoding uncharacterized protein isoform X1, with translation MCNKGIVDHQQQHNNQAVYLMDSPSSTPVSALASSTPSSNDDPPRLKFLCSFLGSILPRPQDGKLRYVGGETRIVSLPRDISYEELMNKMRELYDAAAVLKYQQPDEDLDALVSVVNDDDVTNMMEEYEKLGAGDGFTRLRIFLFSHPDREGSSHYVDGDERETERRYVDALNSLNEGSDFKKCDSSVMAPVSDDIHLAEQFFNGVSVDGSLHSQRNAEMLVPPYNLHHLNIPQMGSGQLLPPVPQRYNEMEGTWSPAYYSPRHHGHHDPRTLSEFPPSPSSSRYRVPFPELADKCLDRLPEEYVRQQLSHHPQYEHQPQFSDNVIWMPTAAIPGNKPAGFPSNILHGHSVYEGNHICEHCRATFSRNQTPLLEHSIMGNGVPQVNSPCPECPPNHEAFMLNADGKLQHGFYSKDHTDPRSAYGETHSHDRGRVLQNQLNPCVEEARNHVPGAGRLNDHYVHDGAGMNLPLGHASLADGHHLPSNYVHHQTVSELGNEVFHDQAVVASPHLHIPPEERGVRYGNYPYPYGGDNVYQVPQGHLHGQSVWRNVQNPTQGAPAYETSGLPEQVNGACNPAILKGVVEGSSIHCVTDGQNPWVESSQKMLGFNATGVPDNAYAHTLKMNISPHDLKTQCSITMEPIRSPQDMLNVALSPEPVQSPEQPTTLIHDKHVSSNNPRSLDNSNATWALRTEEKIVAMEDKEANNAVKVENFDVPSILCTEQNKITENESKTALVETSISSCKKFAEEDGEQAKPGEKDPSAAENSKLSVNHLSFIPQFVASVKKAALEEVEEVKVKVQEGASMKHEAVQGEVAENESESVNAQGELELDPDNDNISPSKIEPTKAEAEAIARGLQTIKNDDLEEIRQLGSGTYGAVYHGKWKGSDVAIKRIKASCFAGKPSERERLIADFWKEALILSSLHHPNVVSFYGIVRDGPDGSLATVTEFMVNGSLKQFLQKKDRTIDRRKRLIIAMDAAFGMEYLHGKNIVHFDLKCENLLVNMRDPQRPVCKIGDLGLSKVRQHTLVSGGVRGTLPWMAPELLSGKSNMVSEKIDVYSFGIVMWELLTGEEPYADMHCASIIGGIVNNTLRPKIPSWCDPEWKALMEKCWASDAAERSPFSEISQRLRSMAAAINVK, from the exons ATGTGTAATAAGGGAATAGTTGATCATCAACAGCAGCATAATAATCAAGCTGTGTATTTGATGGATTCACCTTCATCAACCCCGGTGTCTGCCCTGGCTTCTTCCACCCCTAGTTCCAATGATGACCCCCCGCGTCTAAAATTCTTGTGTAGCTTCTTAGGTAGCATTTTGCCTCGACCACAAGATGGGAAATTGAGGTATGTTGGTGGAGAAACGCGAATTGTAAGTCTGCCGAGAGATATTAGTTATGAGGAGTTGATGAATAAGATGAGGGAGCTTTATGATGCAGCAGCGGTTTTGAAATATCAGCAGCCTGATGAGGATCTTGATGCTTTAGTGTCAGTTGTGAATGATGATGATGTGACTAACATGATGGAGGAGTATGAGAAGTTGGGTGCAGGCGATGGGTTCACTAGGCTTAGGATTTTTCTATTTTCTCATCCTGACCGAGAAGGTTCATCACACTATGTTGATGGGGATGAGAGGGAGACTGAGAGGAGGTATGTGGATGCTTTGAACAGTTTAAATGAGGGTTCTGATTTTAAGAAGTGCGACTCTTCTGTGATGGCTCCAGTTTCTGATGATATTCATTTAGCTGAACAATTCTTTAACGGTGTGAGTGTTGATGGTAGCCTTCATAGCCAGAGGAATGCTGAGATGTTGGTGCCGCCTTATAACTTGCATCATCTTAATATTCCTCAAATGGGATCCGGGCAACTACTGCCACCAGTTCCTCAGAGGTACAATGAAATGGAAGGTACATGGAGTCCTGCTTACTATTCTCCTAGGCATCATGGGCACCATGATCCCAGAACGCTATCAGAGTTTCCGCCTTCACCCTCTTCATCTCGTTACCGAGTACCGTTTCCAGAATTAGCAGACAAATGCCTGGACAGATTGCCTGAGGAATATGTGAGGCAGCAATTAAGTCATCATCCCCAATATGAGCACCAGCCGCAGTTTTCAGATAATGTAATATGGATGCCAACTGCAGCTATACCTGGTAATAAGCCTGCTGGTTTTCCCAGTAATATACTTCATGGTCATAGTGTTTATGAGGGGAACCACATCTGTGAGCACTGCAGGGCTACTTTCAGCAGAAATCAAACGCCACTTTTGGAACATTCTATCATGGGAAATGGAGTTCCTCAGGTTAATAGTCCATGTCCGGAATGCCCACCAAACCATGAAGCTTTCATGCTGAATGCAGATGGAAAATTGCAGCATGGGTTTTATTCCAAGGATCACACTGATCCACGTTCTGCTTATGGTGAAACACATAGTCATGATAGAGGACGGGTTTTGCAGAACCAATTGAATCCTTGTGTTGAGGAAGCTAGAAATCACGTACCTGGAGCTGGAAGATTGAATGACCACTATGTTCATGATGGTGCTGGCATGAATTTACCTCTTGGGCACGCTAGTTTAGCTGATGGCCATCATTTGCCTTCAAATTATGTTCATCACCAAACTGTATCTGAATTGGGGAACGAAGTGTTTCACGATCAAGCTGTGGTTGCTTCACCCCACCTTCACATTCCTCCTGAAGAACGTGGAGTCCGCTATGGGAATTATCCTTACCCTTATGGTGGAGATAATGTTTACCAAGTGCCACAGGGACATTTACATGGGCAGTCTGTGTGGAGAAATGTTCAGAACCCAACTCAGGGTGCCCCTGCTTATGAAACATCTGGCTTACCCGAACAGGTAAATGGTGCATGTAACCCAGCAATTTTGAAAGGTGTGGTCGAAGGTAGTTCAATACATTGTGTAACAGATGGCCAAAATCCTTGGGTTGAGTCTTCACAAAAGATGCTGGGTTTTAATGCGACTGGTGTTCCAGACAATGCTTATGCTCATACTCTTAAGATGAACATTAGTCCTCATGATCTGAAAACTCAATGCTCTATCACTATGGAACCAATTCGATCCCCACAAGACATGCTAAATGTTGCCCTTTCCCCAGAACCTGTTCAGTCTCCAGAACAACCTACAACTTTAATTCATGATAAACATGTTTCCAGTAACAATCCTAGATCACTAGATAATTCTAATGCCACTTGGGCATTGAGGACTGAGGAGAAAATTGTTGCCATGGAAGATAAAGAAGCAAATAATGCAGTGAAGGTGGAAAATTTTGACGTTCCAAGTATTCTCTGCACAGAGCAaaacaaaattactgaaaatgaATCTAAAACAGCATTGGTTGAGACTAGCATTTCAAGTTGCAAAAAATTTGCTGAAGAGGATGGTGAGCAGGCAAAACCTGGTGAAAAAGATCCTAGTGCTGCGGAAAATTCAAAGCTATCTGTAAACCATTTGAGTTTCATACCACAGTTTGTTGCTTCAGTTAAAAAAGCAGCTTTAGAAGAGGTTGAAGAAGTTAAAGTCAAAGTTCAAGAGGGTGCTTCTATGAAGCATGAAGCAGTTCAAGGAGAAGTGGCTGAAAATGAATCAGAATCAGTG AATGCTCAGGGTGAGTTGGAACTGGATCCTGATAATGACAACATATCCCCGTCCAAAATTGAGCCGACAAAGGCCGAGGCTGAAGCTATTGCACGAGGCTTACAG ACGATAAAGAACGATGATCTAGAGGAGATCCGACAATTAGGCTCTGGAACATATGGGGCAGTTTATCATGGGAAATGGAAAGGTTCTGATGTAGCAATCAAGAGAATTAAAGCCAGCTGCTTTGCAGGGAAGCCTTCTGAAAGAGAACGATTG ATTGCAGATTTCTGGAAAGAAGCTTTGATATTGAGTTCATTACATCATCCGAATGTTGTTTCTTTCTATGGCATAGTTCGTGATGGTCCTGATGGATCCTTAGCTACTGTTACTGAATTCATGGTTAATGGATCCTTGAAGCAGTTTTTACAGAAGAAGGACAG GACTATTGATCGTCGTAAGAGACTCATCATAGCCATGGATGCTGCATTTGGAATGGAGTATTTGCATGGAAAAAACATTGTACATTTtgatttgaaatgtgaaaatCTGTTGGTAAATATGAGAGATCCACAGCGTCCAGTGTGCAAG ATTGGTGATTTGGGCTTGTCAAAGGTCAGACAACATACATTAGTTTCGGGAGGTGTTCGTGGAACTCTACCCTGGATGGCACCTGAGCTTTTGAGTGGTAAAAGTAACATGGTATCTGAAAAG ATTGATGTCTACTCTTTCGGCATTGTTATGTGGGAGTTGCTGACTGGTGAAGAACCTTATGCAGATATGCATTGTGCTTCTATAATTG GGGGAATTGTAAACAACACATTACGTCCAAAAATACCATCATGGTGTGATCCCGAATGGAAGGCATTGATGGAAAAGTGTTGGGCCTCTGATGCTGCAGAGAGGTCTCCATTTTCAGAAATATCTCAGAGGCTGAGGAGCATGGCTGCTGCTATAAACGTAAAATGA